From Neobacillus sp. PS2-9, the proteins below share one genomic window:
- a CDS encoding sugar ABC transporter ATP-binding protein translates to MEQTILKMENISKSFNGITVLKSVGFSVEKGEVHALMGGNGAGKSTLMKILTGVYKADSGDIFIDEKPVSIKNTNDARANYISMIYQEFSLIPTLTVAQNIFLTRESKNAFGLLNDKEGIERTRELLKELEVDIDPNEVVENLGVGFWQMTEIAKALSQEAKILIMDEPTSSLTKKETEVLFSFINKLKRKGISIIYISHRMDEIFEICDRITILRDGKNVVTEHCESTSLEAVIQHIVGAELDKAFDWKERIYSMDVTPALEVKELASGTKVQDINFKLYPGEILGVAGLMGSGRSEMARSIFGIDPKEKGEIFVKGNKVSVKSPNDGIKEGLALIPEDRRVQGLVLDHSVKDNLILPFVKNLKKGIFLDEKKANRLSEQLVEKLNIKTDDIFKTTKLLSGGNQQKIVLAKWLSNNPDVLILDEPTIGVDIGAKTEIMDIIRELADNGKAIIVISSELPELLAVSDRVIVLHEGKVTKDIKRAEINTEEELQHAIQGY, encoded by the coding sequence TTGGAACAGACAATTCTTAAAATGGAAAATATCTCAAAGTCCTTTAATGGAATTACCGTTTTAAAATCAGTGGGATTCTCGGTAGAAAAGGGGGAAGTTCATGCCCTCATGGGTGGAAATGGAGCTGGGAAATCCACGTTAATGAAAATATTAACCGGTGTTTATAAAGCTGATTCTGGAGATATTTTTATTGATGAAAAACCGGTTTCAATAAAGAATACAAATGATGCAAGAGCCAATTATATTTCAATGATTTACCAAGAATTTAGCTTAATTCCTACATTAACCGTTGCACAAAATATTTTCTTAACTAGAGAATCGAAGAATGCATTTGGATTACTAAACGATAAAGAAGGTATTGAACGGACAAGAGAGTTATTAAAAGAACTTGAAGTAGATATTGATCCCAATGAAGTAGTCGAAAATTTAGGAGTAGGTTTTTGGCAGATGACGGAAATTGCCAAAGCATTATCCCAAGAAGCGAAAATCCTCATTATGGACGAACCAACGTCTTCATTAACCAAGAAAGAAACGGAAGTTCTCTTCTCTTTCATTAATAAATTAAAGCGAAAAGGAATTTCTATTATATATATATCCCACCGTATGGATGAAATTTTTGAGATTTGTGATCGCATCACGATTCTCCGAGACGGCAAAAATGTAGTAACAGAACACTGTGAATCTACCAGTTTAGAAGCTGTTATTCAGCATATTGTTGGGGCGGAGTTAGATAAGGCGTTCGACTGGAAGGAACGTATTTATTCTATGGATGTCACCCCTGCTTTGGAAGTAAAAGAGTTAGCATCAGGAACAAAGGTTCAGGATATTAATTTTAAGCTATATCCTGGTGAAATCTTAGGGGTAGCGGGTCTGATGGGAAGCGGAAGGTCTGAAATGGCACGTTCCATATTTGGAATAGACCCGAAAGAAAAAGGAGAAATTTTTGTTAAGGGCAATAAAGTGTCTGTGAAGAGCCCGAATGACGGGATTAAAGAAGGGCTTGCCTTGATTCCTGAGGACCGAAGAGTTCAGGGGTTAGTTCTCGACCATTCGGTTAAAGATAATTTAATCCTCCCTTTTGTAAAGAATCTTAAAAAAGGAATTTTTCTCGATGAGAAAAAAGCCAATAGACTCTCAGAGCAATTAGTGGAAAAGTTAAATATTAAGACGGATGATATTTTTAAAACGACTAAATTATTATCAGGGGGTAATCAACAAAAGATTGTTTTGGCTAAATGGTTATCAAATAATCCGGATGTTCTTATACTAGATGAGCCAACCATCGGTGTGGATATTGGTGCCAAAACAGAGATTATGGATATTATTCGCGAACTGGCTGACAATGGTAAGGCCATAATCGTCATTTCTTCGGAACTTCCTGAACTTTTAGCAGTAAGTGACAGGGTTATTGTTCTCCATGAGGGCAAGGTCACGAAGGACATTAAAAGAGCAGAGATAAACACAGAGGAGGAGCTTCAACATGCTATCCAAGGATATTAA